Proteins encoded in a region of the Podarcis muralis chromosome 4, rPodMur119.hap1.1, whole genome shotgun sequence genome:
- the LOC114595463 gene encoding uncharacterized protein LOC114595463 produces MEPASPQEANLWRLCRSGHCGANSWLSARRLGIPRGTFPAQQPEPRRRGEERDEGAGRAAGRSSKRQRPPQPSSAAGKAGEPGLWRAKRCPRVGGTEPGAPATITQRGSEVAPGTRLRRDESVGRRETLRGRPQPLPPPPPQRSVTPLPGASPSTRAHRRGCASFGSCLPKQVPTGRSRSPRSRCSWSASRAGLPGSHSDFGAAPRVEVEPGRSSGSERSSPSLPLVLPPLRSAWRGQQETPAVWLFPTRATNSASIQPALLGTPPAAPATQLQAPFPGATGWLLVRARGSLRYSVAFSVIIGILLSPGAHAPTGRRRSSPPLFLVNAEEIFVFFSPALQTGERAGGKRWATNSRQVVKQMRVNSPGRAG; encoded by the exons ATGGAGCCGGCGAGCCCTCAAGAAGCCAACTT GTGGCGCCTTTGCCGCTCTGGGCACTGCGGCGCGAACAGTTGGCTGTCGGCGAGGCGCCTGGGAATCCCGCGCGGGACCTTCCCTGCTCAGCAACCCGAGCCGAGGCGCCGAGGGGAGGAGCGCGACGAAGGAGCCGGCCGAGCCGCCGGCCGCTCGTCGAAGAGGCAGCGACCCCCACAGCCTAGTTCTGCAGCCGGGAAGGCAGGAGAGCCCGGGCTGTGGCGGGCGAAGAGATGCCCCCGGGTAGGCGGGACGGAGCCAGGCGCTCCGGCAACCATAACACAGCGAGGGTCCGAGGTGGCGCCTGGCACGCGCCTGCGGCGAGACGAGTCCGTGGGCAGACGGGAGACCCTCCGAGGGAGACCCCagccactgccgccgccgccgccacagcgGAGCGTCACTCCCCTTCCTGGCGCTTCGCCTTCTACCCGCGCGCACCGTCGCGGCTGCGCCTCGTTTGGCTCCTGTCTGCCCAAGCAAGTCCCGACAGGGAGGTCCCGCTCGCCTAGGAGTCGTTGCTCCTGGTCCGCATCTCGCGCCGGCCTTCCAGGGAGTCACTCCGACTTCGGGGCAGCGCCGCGGGTGGAAGTGGAGCCGGGAAGGAGTTCTGGCTCAGAGAGGAGTTCCCCTTCTTTGCCTCTGGTTCTGCCTCCTCTGCGCTCTGCTTGGAGAGGCCAGCAGGAAACTCCGGCGGTCTGGCTTTTTCCAACGCGGGCAACAAACTCTGCTTCTATCCAGCCAGCCCTGCTCGGCACGCCACCAGCAGCGCCTGCAACACAACTCCAGGCTCCGTTTCCTGGAGCTACTGGCTGGCTGCTTGTGCGCGCGCGGGGCTCCCTTCGCTACTCCGTCGCTTTCTCTGTTATTATAGGCATACTGCTCTCGCCCGGCGCGCATGCGCCTACAGGCCGGCGGCGCTCAAGTCCTCCCCTTTTCTTAGTGAATGCCGAAGAGATCTTCGTTTTCTTCTCGCCGGCTCTACAGACAGGAGAAAGagctggtggaaagagatgggcaaCGAACAGCAGACAGGTCGTAAAGCAGATGCGTGTTAACTCTCCAGGACGTGCGGGTTAA